A single window of Helicobacter pylori DNA harbors:
- the hofG gene encoding outer membrane beta-barrel protein HofG yields MKQEKYFLTSSLSLLSFLLCPIEAFDYRFSGRVENFSKIGFNNSQINTKKGIYPTESFIDIVTLAQVKVNLLPKGTENHRLSVSLGGAIAAIPYDKTKYDINQANGKVFGSIVENFIGGYHGYFFNKYLGPAYAGTSQSASYHARPYVVDTAFLRYDYKDVFGFKVGRYEANIDFMSGSNQGWEVYYQPYKTETQRLRFWWWSSFGRGLAFNSWIYEFFATVPYLKKGGNPNNSNDFINYGWHGITTTYSYKGLDAQFFYYFAPKTYNAPGFKLVYDTNRNFENVGFRSQSMIMTTFPLYYRGWYNPETNTYSLEDSTPHGSLLGRNGVTLNIRQVFWWDNFNWSIGFYNTFGNSDAFLGSHTMPRGNNTSYIGSEISVTTRHAGMIGYDFWDNTAYDGLADAITNANTFTFYTSVGGIHKRFAWHVFGRVSHANKNALGQVGRANEYSLQFNASYAFTESVLLNFRITYYGARINKGYQAGYFGAPKFNNPDGDFSANYQDRSYMMTNLTLKF; encoded by the coding sequence ATGAAGCAAGAAAAGTATTTTCTGACTTCTTCTTTATCGCTTTTATCGTTTTTATTGTGTCCTATAGAAGCTTTTGATTATCGGTTTAGTGGTCGTGTGGAGAACTTTTCTAAAATTGGTTTTAACAATTCTCAAATCAATACCAAAAAAGGGATTTATCCTACCGAAAGTTTTATAGATATTGTAACTTTAGCGCAAGTCAAAGTCAATTTACTCCCTAAAGGCACCGAAAACCACAGGCTTTCTGTTTCTTTGGGTGGGGCGATTGCAGCCATTCCTTATGACAAGACTAAATATGATATTAACCAGGCTAACGGGAAAGTTTTTGGCTCAATCGTGGAGAATTTCATTGGGGGCTATCATGGATACTTTTTCAATAAGTATCTTGGCCCTGCTTATGCGGGGACTTCTCAATCAGCGAGCTATCATGCAAGGCCTTATGTGGTGGATACCGCTTTTTTACGATACGATTACAAAGATGTTTTTGGGTTTAAAGTGGGGCGTTATGAAGCGAATATTGATTTTATGAGCGGATCGAATCAAGGGTGGGAAGTGTATTATCAGCCCTATAAGACTGAAACGCAAAGGTTAAGGTTTTGGTGGTGGAGCTCTTTTGGGAGAGGTTTAGCGTTCAACTCTTGGATTTATGAGTTTTTTGCGACCGTGCCTTATTTGAAAAAGGGAGGCAATCCTAATAACAGCAACGATTTCATCAATTATGGTTGGCATGGGATCACCACAACCTATTCTTATAAAGGTTTAGACGCTCAATTTTTTTATTATTTTGCGCCTAAGACTTATAACGCTCCCGGTTTTAAGCTAGTCTATGACACGAATAGGAATTTTGAAAATGTAGGCTTTCGCTCTCAAAGCATGATCATGACAACCTTTCCTTTATACTATAGGGGATGGTATAACCCAGAGACAAACACTTATAGTTTAGAAGACAGCACGCCTCATGGCTCGTTGTTGGGGAGGAATGGCGTTACTTTGAATATCCGCCAGGTTTTTTGGTGGGATAATTTCAACTGGTCCATTGGCTTTTATAACACCTTTGGCAATTCAGACGCTTTTTTAGGCTCTCACACGATGCCAAGGGGTAATAACACTTCCTATATCGGTAGTGAAATCTCAGTAACGACTAGGCATGCCGGAATGATTGGCTATGATTTTTGGGATAATACGGCTTATGATGGGCTGGCTGATGCGATCACTAACGCGAACACTTTCACTTTTTACACTTCTGTTGGAGGGATCCACAAGCGTTTCGCATGGCATGTTTTTGGGCGCGTCTCTCATGCGAATAAAAATGCGTTAGGGCAAGTGGGGAGGGCTAATGAATACTCCTTGCAATTCAATGCGAGCTATGCATTCACCGAATCGGTTCTTCTTAACTTTAGGATCACTTATTATGGGGCTAGGATCAATAAAGGGTATCAAGCAGGGTATTTTGGAGCGCCCAAGTTCAATAACCCTGATGGCGACTTTAGCGCGAATTACCAAGACAGAAGTTACATGATGACCAACCTCACGCTGAAGTTTTGA